A portion of the Ricinus communis isolate WT05 ecotype wild-type chromosome 10, ASM1957865v1, whole genome shotgun sequence genome contains these proteins:
- the LOC125371330 gene encoding uncharacterized protein LOC125371330 produces the protein MLDLRASINLIPYSIYAQLGLGELKPTTMSLQLADRSIKYPRGIIDDLLIQVGKLIIPCNFVVLDMKNTLRRDKKQTILFGRPFIATTKIVINEHNGKLTMTVLGETVEFKVFDSLILSPSTLIDECSYVDCMDYFVYETYLQDKDDKLEVALILEKIEENLDEEVLDFHDKLDEAIPMSLDENTIKSLDSPIRKELEIINEPPKLELKELPNMLKYVFLGEGNIYLVIVAFDLSHSKEEATIR, from the coding sequence ATGTTGGATTTGAGAGCAAGTATCAACTTGATACCATACTCAATATATGCACAACTTGGCTTAGGAGAATTGAAACCAACTACCATGTCTCTACAATTGGCTGATAGGTCGATTAAGTATCCTAGAGGCATAATAGATGATTTGCTTATTCAAGTAGGAAAACTGATAATCCCTTGTAACTTCGTGGTTCTTGACATGAAAAATACACTAAGAAGGGATAAGAAGCAAACAATACTCTTTGGTAGACCTTTCATAGCAACTACCAAAATAGTTATTAATGAGCATAATGGGAAGCTAACTATGACAGTCTTAGGAGAGACTGtagaatttaaagtgtttgattctttaatTCTATCTCCAAGCActttaattgatgaatgttCATATGTTGATTGTatggattattttgtttatgaaACATATTTACAAGATAAGGATGATAAGTTAGAAGTTGCATTAATATtggaaaaaattgaagaaaactTAGACGAAGAAGTCTTAGACTTTCATGATAAGTTAGATGAAGCTATTCCAATGTCACTTGATGAAAACACTATTAAATCTTTAGATTCTCCCATTAGAAAAGAActagaaattattaatgaacCACCTAAACTTGAGCTTAAGGAGTTGCCTAACATGCTTAAATATGTCTTTTTAGGAGAAGGAAATATATATCTAGTAATTGTAGCTTTTGATCTTTCTCATTCAAAGGAAGAGGCAActattagataa
- the LOC8284161 gene encoding U4/U6.U5 tri-snRNP-associated protein 2 isoform X1, translating to MTTKRKDGGNIEIEGYNTSKRQRVGNEHNSPSSLQVIDNPLVPYNDVDDEEHYQRFEHNNQSNGYQGLKEDDDDDDDDDDDDDDDDDDDDDDDDGQGSNQANRRNQLEPREDCPYLDTVNRQVLDFDFERFCSVSLSNLNVYACLVCGKYYQGRGRKSHAYTHSLEAGHHVYINLQTEKVYCLPDGYEIIDPSLDDIRHVLNPRFSRDQVEQLDRNRQWSRALDGSDYLPGMVGLNNIKETDFVNVTIQSLMRVTPLRNFFLIPENYQHCRSPLVHRFGELTRKIWHARNFKGQVSPHEFLQAVMKASKKRFRIGQQSDPVEFMAWLLNTLHADLRTSKKNNSIIYDCFQGELEVVKEIPSKAIAEKKENDDEQNSIQKTTDGGNEHDVVTETSRMPFLMLGLDLPPPPLFKDVMEKNIIPQVPLFNILKKFDGETVTEVVRPRVARMKYRVTRLPQYLILHMQRFKKNNFFIEKNPTLVNFPVKNLELKDYIPLPMPKENLRLRSKYDLIANIVHDGKPNEGFYRVFVQRKSEELWYEMQDLHVSETLPQMVALSEAYVQIYEQQQ from the exons atgacgacaaaaagaaaagatggtgGTAATATAGAGATTGAGGGATATAATACCTCGAAGAGGCAGAGAGTGGGTAATGAACACAACTCTCCTTCATCTTTGCAAGTCATTGATAACCCACTTGTTCCCTAcaatgatgttgatgatgaagaaCATTATCAAAGATTTGAACACAATAACCAAAGCAATGGTTATCAAGGTCTCAAAGAGGATGATGACGATGACGATGACGATGACGATGACGATGACGATGACGATGACGATGACGATGACGATGATGATGGACAAGGGTCCAATCAAGCAAACCGAAGGAACCAACTTGAGCCTCGTGAAGACTGCCCTTACCTTGATACAGTGAATCGCCAG GTGttggattttgattttgagagATTTTGCTCTGTTTCTTTGTCGAACTTGAATGTATATGCATGTTTGGTTTGTGGAAAGTATTACCAAGGAAGAGGTAGAAAATCTCATGCATACACTCATAGCCTTGAAGCAGGACACCATGTTTACATCAATCTTCAGACTGAGAAAGTATACTGCCTTCCTGATggatatgaaattattgatcCTTCACTAGATGACATACGTCACGTTCTAAACCCAAG GTTTAGCAGGGATCAAGTTGAGCAGCTTGACAGAAACAGGCAATGGTCTAGGGCACTTGATGGGTCTGATTACCTTCCTGGAATG GTGGGTCTGAATAATATTAAAGAGACAGATTTTGTCAATGTGACTATTCAGTCTCTAATGAGAGTTACACCCTTAAGGAATTTCTTCCTTATCCCTGAAAACTATCAGCATTGCAGATCTCCTCTTGTTCATCGCTTTGGAGAACTCACAAGGAAGATATGGCATGCGAGGAACTTTAAAGGACAG GTGAgcccacatgaatttctcCAGGCAGTTATGAAAGCCAGTAAAAAACGGTTTCGCATAGGACAGCAGTCTGATCCTGTGGAGTTCATGGCATGGCTTCTTAATACGCTACATGCAGATCTTAGGACTTCGAAGAAAAATAACAGCATCATTTATGACTGCTTTCAG GGGGAGTTGGAGGTCGTGAAAGAGATTCCTAGCAAAGCTATTgctgagaagaaagaaaatgacgATGAGCAGAACAGCATACAGAAGACCACTGATGGTGGGAATGAACATGATGTTGTCACAGAAACTTCTAGAATGCCATTCTTGATGCTTGGACTGGACTTGCCACCACCACCTCTATTTAAAGATGTGAtggaaaagaatataataCCCCAG GTTCCTCTGTTCAATATTCTGAAGAAATTCGATGGTGAGACAGTGACTGAAGTTGTCCGCCCTCGTGTGGCCCGGATGAAATATCGAGTTACCAGATTACCACAATATTTAATACTCCACATGCAGCGGTTCAAAAAGAACAACTTTTTTATTGAGAAGAATCCAACCTTAG TCAACTTTCCGGTCAAGAACTTGGAACTGAAGGATTATATTCCTCTGCCAATGCCTAAGGAGAATTTGAGATTGCGGTCGAAGTACGATTTGATCGCTAATATTGTTCATGATGGGAAACCCAATGAGGGGTTCTACAGAGTTTTTGTGCAGCGGAAATCGGAAGAATTATG GTATGAGATGCAGGATCTGCATGTCTCTGAAACTCTTCCTCAAATGGTTGCGCTGTCTGAGGCATATGTGCAGATATATGAGCAGCAACAGTAG
- the LOC8284161 gene encoding U4/U6.U5 tri-snRNP-associated protein 2 isoform X2 yields the protein MTTKRKDGGNIEIEGYNTSKRQRVGNEHNSPSSLQVIDNPLVPYNDVDDEEHYQRFEHNNQSNGYQGLKEDDDDDDDDDDDDDDGQGSNQANRRNQLEPREDCPYLDTVNRQVLDFDFERFCSVSLSNLNVYACLVCGKYYQGRGRKSHAYTHSLEAGHHVYINLQTEKVYCLPDGYEIIDPSLDDIRHVLNPRFSRDQVEQLDRNRQWSRALDGSDYLPGMVGLNNIKETDFVNVTIQSLMRVTPLRNFFLIPENYQHCRSPLVHRFGELTRKIWHARNFKGQVSPHEFLQAVMKASKKRFRIGQQSDPVEFMAWLLNTLHADLRTSKKNNSIIYDCFQGELEVVKEIPSKAIAEKKENDDEQNSIQKTTDGGNEHDVVTETSRMPFLMLGLDLPPPPLFKDVMEKNIIPQVPLFNILKKFDGETVTEVVRPRVARMKYRVTRLPQYLILHMQRFKKNNFFIEKNPTLVNFPVKNLELKDYIPLPMPKENLRLRSKYDLIANIVHDGKPNEGFYRVFVQRKSEELWYEMQDLHVSETLPQMVALSEAYVQIYEQQQ from the exons atgacgacaaaaagaaaagatggtgGTAATATAGAGATTGAGGGATATAATACCTCGAAGAGGCAGAGAGTGGGTAATGAACACAACTCTCCTTCATCTTTGCAAGTCATTGATAACCCACTTGTTCCCTAcaatgatgttgatgatgaagaaCATTATCAAAGATTTGAACACAATAACCAAAGCAATGGTTATCAAGGTCTCAAAGAGGAT GATGACGATGACGATGACGATGACGATGACGATGATGATGGACAAGGGTCCAATCAAGCAAACCGAAGGAACCAACTTGAGCCTCGTGAAGACTGCCCTTACCTTGATACAGTGAATCGCCAG GTGttggattttgattttgagagATTTTGCTCTGTTTCTTTGTCGAACTTGAATGTATATGCATGTTTGGTTTGTGGAAAGTATTACCAAGGAAGAGGTAGAAAATCTCATGCATACACTCATAGCCTTGAAGCAGGACACCATGTTTACATCAATCTTCAGACTGAGAAAGTATACTGCCTTCCTGATggatatgaaattattgatcCTTCACTAGATGACATACGTCACGTTCTAAACCCAAG GTTTAGCAGGGATCAAGTTGAGCAGCTTGACAGAAACAGGCAATGGTCTAGGGCACTTGATGGGTCTGATTACCTTCCTGGAATG GTGGGTCTGAATAATATTAAAGAGACAGATTTTGTCAATGTGACTATTCAGTCTCTAATGAGAGTTACACCCTTAAGGAATTTCTTCCTTATCCCTGAAAACTATCAGCATTGCAGATCTCCTCTTGTTCATCGCTTTGGAGAACTCACAAGGAAGATATGGCATGCGAGGAACTTTAAAGGACAG GTGAgcccacatgaatttctcCAGGCAGTTATGAAAGCCAGTAAAAAACGGTTTCGCATAGGACAGCAGTCTGATCCTGTGGAGTTCATGGCATGGCTTCTTAATACGCTACATGCAGATCTTAGGACTTCGAAGAAAAATAACAGCATCATTTATGACTGCTTTCAG GGGGAGTTGGAGGTCGTGAAAGAGATTCCTAGCAAAGCTATTgctgagaagaaagaaaatgacgATGAGCAGAACAGCATACAGAAGACCACTGATGGTGGGAATGAACATGATGTTGTCACAGAAACTTCTAGAATGCCATTCTTGATGCTTGGACTGGACTTGCCACCACCACCTCTATTTAAAGATGTGAtggaaaagaatataataCCCCAG GTTCCTCTGTTCAATATTCTGAAGAAATTCGATGGTGAGACAGTGACTGAAGTTGTCCGCCCTCGTGTGGCCCGGATGAAATATCGAGTTACCAGATTACCACAATATTTAATACTCCACATGCAGCGGTTCAAAAAGAACAACTTTTTTATTGAGAAGAATCCAACCTTAG TCAACTTTCCGGTCAAGAACTTGGAACTGAAGGATTATATTCCTCTGCCAATGCCTAAGGAGAATTTGAGATTGCGGTCGAAGTACGATTTGATCGCTAATATTGTTCATGATGGGAAACCCAATGAGGGGTTCTACAGAGTTTTTGTGCAGCGGAAATCGGAAGAATTATG GTATGAGATGCAGGATCTGCATGTCTCTGAAACTCTTCCTCAAATGGTTGCGCTGTCTGAGGCATATGTGCAGATATATGAGCAGCAACAGTAG
- the LOC8284161 gene encoding U4/U6.U5 tri-snRNP-associated protein 2 isoform X3: MTTKRKDGGNIEIEGYNTSKRQRVGNEHNSPSSLQVIDNPLVPYNDVDDEEHYQRFEHNNQSNGYQGLKEDDDDDDDDDDDDGQGSNQANRRNQLEPREDCPYLDTVNRQVLDFDFERFCSVSLSNLNVYACLVCGKYYQGRGRKSHAYTHSLEAGHHVYINLQTEKVYCLPDGYEIIDPSLDDIRHVLNPRFSRDQVEQLDRNRQWSRALDGSDYLPGMVGLNNIKETDFVNVTIQSLMRVTPLRNFFLIPENYQHCRSPLVHRFGELTRKIWHARNFKGQVSPHEFLQAVMKASKKRFRIGQQSDPVEFMAWLLNTLHADLRTSKKNNSIIYDCFQGELEVVKEIPSKAIAEKKENDDEQNSIQKTTDGGNEHDVVTETSRMPFLMLGLDLPPPPLFKDVMEKNIIPQVPLFNILKKFDGETVTEVVRPRVARMKYRVTRLPQYLILHMQRFKKNNFFIEKNPTLVNFPVKNLELKDYIPLPMPKENLRLRSKYDLIANIVHDGKPNEGFYRVFVQRKSEELWYEMQDLHVSETLPQMVALSEAYVQIYEQQQ; the protein is encoded by the exons atgacgacaaaaagaaaagatggtgGTAATATAGAGATTGAGGGATATAATACCTCGAAGAGGCAGAGAGTGGGTAATGAACACAACTCTCCTTCATCTTTGCAAGTCATTGATAACCCACTTGTTCCCTAcaatgatgttgatgatgaagaaCATTATCAAAGATTTGAACACAATAACCAAAGCAATGGTTATCAAGGTCTCAAAGAGGAT GATGACGATGACGATGACGATGACGATGATGATGGACAAGGGTCCAATCAAGCAAACCGAAGGAACCAACTTGAGCCTCGTGAAGACTGCCCTTACCTTGATACAGTGAATCGCCAG GTGttggattttgattttgagagATTTTGCTCTGTTTCTTTGTCGAACTTGAATGTATATGCATGTTTGGTTTGTGGAAAGTATTACCAAGGAAGAGGTAGAAAATCTCATGCATACACTCATAGCCTTGAAGCAGGACACCATGTTTACATCAATCTTCAGACTGAGAAAGTATACTGCCTTCCTGATggatatgaaattattgatcCTTCACTAGATGACATACGTCACGTTCTAAACCCAAG GTTTAGCAGGGATCAAGTTGAGCAGCTTGACAGAAACAGGCAATGGTCTAGGGCACTTGATGGGTCTGATTACCTTCCTGGAATG GTGGGTCTGAATAATATTAAAGAGACAGATTTTGTCAATGTGACTATTCAGTCTCTAATGAGAGTTACACCCTTAAGGAATTTCTTCCTTATCCCTGAAAACTATCAGCATTGCAGATCTCCTCTTGTTCATCGCTTTGGAGAACTCACAAGGAAGATATGGCATGCGAGGAACTTTAAAGGACAG GTGAgcccacatgaatttctcCAGGCAGTTATGAAAGCCAGTAAAAAACGGTTTCGCATAGGACAGCAGTCTGATCCTGTGGAGTTCATGGCATGGCTTCTTAATACGCTACATGCAGATCTTAGGACTTCGAAGAAAAATAACAGCATCATTTATGACTGCTTTCAG GGGGAGTTGGAGGTCGTGAAAGAGATTCCTAGCAAAGCTATTgctgagaagaaagaaaatgacgATGAGCAGAACAGCATACAGAAGACCACTGATGGTGGGAATGAACATGATGTTGTCACAGAAACTTCTAGAATGCCATTCTTGATGCTTGGACTGGACTTGCCACCACCACCTCTATTTAAAGATGTGAtggaaaagaatataataCCCCAG GTTCCTCTGTTCAATATTCTGAAGAAATTCGATGGTGAGACAGTGACTGAAGTTGTCCGCCCTCGTGTGGCCCGGATGAAATATCGAGTTACCAGATTACCACAATATTTAATACTCCACATGCAGCGGTTCAAAAAGAACAACTTTTTTATTGAGAAGAATCCAACCTTAG TCAACTTTCCGGTCAAGAACTTGGAACTGAAGGATTATATTCCTCTGCCAATGCCTAAGGAGAATTTGAGATTGCGGTCGAAGTACGATTTGATCGCTAATATTGTTCATGATGGGAAACCCAATGAGGGGTTCTACAGAGTTTTTGTGCAGCGGAAATCGGAAGAATTATG GTATGAGATGCAGGATCTGCATGTCTCTGAAACTCTTCCTCAAATGGTTGCGCTGTCTGAGGCATATGTGCAGATATATGAGCAGCAACAGTAG